In Deltaproteobacteria bacterium, the genomic stretch CAGCGGTGTGAGGCCGAGCAGCAGCCCCACCCGGTCGAGGTCGGCGACGGTCCCCTCGGGCCGGACGAAGAAGATGATGGCGCCAGCGGCGAAGATCGCGGCGAAGAACCGAAGCCATGCGGCGAGCCGCCGCTCGGCGACGGTGAACGGGACGAGGTCGGGAACGCGGGGCGCGGGGCGCGCCATCTCAGCCTCCGGCTTCGATCAGCACCTTGAGGACTCCGGGCTCCGCGGCGCGGGTGAAGGCCCCGACCGCGTCGTCCAGCGGATACACCGCGTCGACGAGCGGCGCAACGGCGATCCGGCCGCCGGCGAGGGCGGCGAGCGCCGGCGCGAACGGGCCGCAGCGGGAGCCGACGACCGTCACCTCGTTGATGACCGCCGGCGCGAGGTCGAGGCGATGCTCGCCGGCGACGGTGGTCTTGAGCACGATCGTCCCGCGCGGGCGGACGAGCGCCAGCGCCGCGGCGAGCCCGCCGGGCGCGCCCGTGGCGTCCACGACGAGATCGGCGCCGGCACCTGCCGGGCCCGTCGCGATGCCGAGCCGCCGCGCCCGCGCGAGCTTCTCCGCGTGGTGCCCGACGAGGACGACGCCGGCGCCGGCCCCGACCAGCACCTGCGCCACGAGGACCCCCAGCTTCCCGTCGCCCAGGACGACGGCGCGCACGCCGGGCCCGACCGGCACCTGCTCCAGCACCTCGAAGGCCGCTGCCAGCGGCTCGACGAACACCGCGGCCCGGTCGGGCACCGAGTCGGGGACGCGGTGCAGGTTGCGGGCCGGGAGCACCACGAGGTCGGCGAACGCCCCGTCGGCGCCGACGATGC encodes the following:
- a CDS encoding alcohol dehydrogenase, translating into MRALRWDGIRLALARDVPEPEPAPGEALVRVHLAGICRTDLEITRGYLGFRGTPGHEWVGHVVAAEEADLVGARVVGEINFACGVCPTCVAGLGRHCPARRVLGIVGADGAFADLVVLPARNLHRVPDSVPDRAAVFVEPLAAAFEVLEQVPVGPGVRAVVLGDGKLGVLVAQVLVGAGAGVVLVGHHAEKLARARRLGIATGPAGAGADLVVDATGAPGGLAAALALVRPRGTIVLKTTVAGEHRLDLAPAVINEVTVVGSRCGPFAPALAALAGGRIAVAPLVDAVYPLDDAVGAFTRAAEPGVLKVLIEAGG